A region of Granulicella sibirica DNA encodes the following proteins:
- a CDS encoding arylsulfatase — MHNLTRRSFVWTTLAATSGIAFGAGKQRKGRRPNIIFILADDMGYGDPGVYGQKKFSTPNIDRLAAEGVRFTQAYAGAPVCAPSRSSLMTGLNGGHTRVRDNFALAGGHVGHKGKQEIRRASLTPEDHTIADYLSRDGYATALFGKWHLDGYDPQATPNRHGFDTFKGWLTQTGSTQGYFPAQRYDNGRLIDLPENANGKQGLYATNIVTDDAVAYIRQHLQDPFFLYVAYDAPHSPYLAPDFGSYAHESWDDDEKTYAAMIEYLDRGIGRILETIKTSGLDQDTIVFFASDNGPRSEPTPQQTRVIDFFDSNGPLHGYKRDMYEGGIRDPLIVRWPSHIPAGRTSDVPTYFPDFVPTALDLAGAPVEHSDGISLRPYLLKPDRKFEDRFLYWEFYEPSFEQAVRWGKWKAVRHGRSGPLELYDLSNDPAEKTDIASAHPDVVARIEQHIRATHTPSVEYPDRVENSKENQP, encoded by the coding sequence ATGCACAACCTAACACGTAGAAGCTTTGTCTGGACTACCCTTGCCGCTACCTCGGGCATAGCCTTTGGTGCCGGCAAGCAGCGCAAAGGCCGTCGTCCAAACATCATCTTTATTCTCGCGGACGACATGGGCTATGGCGACCCAGGCGTCTACGGCCAGAAAAAGTTCTCCACTCCAAACATCGATCGGCTCGCCGCCGAAGGCGTGCGCTTCACCCAGGCCTATGCCGGCGCACCTGTCTGCGCTCCATCGCGCAGTTCCCTTATGACAGGCCTTAATGGCGGTCACACCCGCGTTCGCGATAACTTTGCGCTCGCCGGAGGGCACGTTGGTCACAAGGGCAAACAAGAGATTCGCCGAGCCAGCCTCACGCCGGAAGACCACACCATCGCGGATTATTTATCAAGAGATGGTTACGCCACGGCTCTCTTCGGAAAATGGCACTTGGACGGTTACGATCCCCAGGCTACGCCAAACCGCCACGGCTTCGACACGTTCAAAGGATGGCTGACGCAGACGGGAAGTACGCAAGGCTACTTTCCTGCCCAGCGCTACGACAACGGACGCCTGATCGACCTCCCGGAGAATGCCAACGGAAAGCAGGGTCTCTACGCGACGAACATCGTGACGGACGATGCCGTCGCCTACATCCGACAACATCTCCAGGATCCTTTCTTCCTCTACGTCGCGTACGACGCCCCGCATAGCCCCTATCTCGCACCGGACTTCGGCTCCTACGCCCACGAATCGTGGGATGACGATGAGAAGACCTACGCGGCCATGATCGAATATCTCGATCGCGGAATCGGCCGCATCCTCGAAACGATCAAAACGAGCGGGCTCGACCAGGACACCATCGTCTTCTTTGCCTCCGATAATGGTCCACGCTCCGAGCCAACGCCGCAGCAGACCAGGGTCATCGACTTCTTCGATTCGAACGGCCCCCTTCACGGTTACAAACGGGATATGTACGAAGGCGGCATACGCGACCCACTGATCGTCCGCTGGCCCAGCCATATCCCCGCAGGCCGGACGAGCGACGTTCCCACCTACTTTCCAGACTTTGTTCCAACCGCGCTCGACCTTGCCGGAGCTCCTGTGGAACACTCCGATGGCATCAGCCTTCGTCCCTATCTCTTGAAACCTGATCGTAAGTTCGAAGATCGCTTCCTCTATTGGGAGTTCTACGAACCGAGCTTCGAACAGGCGGTTCGCTGGGGCAAGTGGAAGGCAGTTCGACATGGGCGGTCCGGCCCACTCGAACTCTACGATCTCTCCAACGATCCGGCGGAGAAGACCGACATCGCGTCTGCTCATCCGGACGTAGTTGCCCGTATCGAGCAACACATCCGTGCTACCCACACTCCCTCCGTCGAATATCCCGACCGAGTGGAGAACAGCAAGGAAAACCAGCCTTGA
- a CDS encoding TonB-dependent receptor → MNTFHFFTRHRWLLTASTLFLTISAANAQSTQGTINGVITDAVGAVIANAAVDVTNEATGVTIHTTTNEAGKYNVPALNVGTYTVAVEEKGFGRYTRSGLTLSTDQVLGVDAQLKTGSVDQNVTITSSAPELETRTSSIGQTIEAKSVSELPLGNRTSMNIVALTGGAVFIDSANYSLSGGRTKSSMTWLDGGSGQNIRIGIGTAEVSPPVDTVQEIGVISNNYAAEFGGSAGGVIIQNTKSGTNGFHGSLYEFLRNDAFDAPGYFAGTSADGSKSKPELRYNIYGGTIGGPIRRDRTFFFFGYEGGRQRTGSTVTLTVPTLLQRAGDFSQTFTAAGKLIPIYDPSTTQTVNGVSTRTQFAGNRITTIDPVAAALMQYYPLPNRTPDNLAGANNFRANDVAGNNTQFYLARVDHVLTDKDRLAFRYIHTSGVTTNNSVYPLPAADPTLNSTSTDDIGYAQYTHTFSPTVINDLRFLYDTRVYHQYADGVGGFPASLGLSGVSTNAFPYFAPAGFSPLGSNSQERQQYPVTVYQLVDNLSQSIGRHTIKYGAEVRRSMDHEVSLSTASGAFTFATQATALPGNSATGNGLASLLVGFPTAFSAASTEPVTRVSWYLAGFVQDDWNITPRLTLNLGMRWETDTPINDENNRMNSFDASAINPVSGTPGVVKFLGVNGYRTTPYDGDYNNFAPRFGFSYQPFGLGATVIRGGTGVFFAHPFDSGQPNAATSGFSLSESLSTPDNGLTAPFYLRTGVPNVSNAGAPLTDSFGAVPVGSAATTAVSYYDPKKRTGYTTQFNLDIEQRLPGQFVLEVSGIGSVAHKLAGSTQQINQINPAILSAAHSSQKDRPFPQFGNVSVVVPTNSDSNYYASMTRISRRFHNGFNLNATYTFAKFLDNSFAGGSSFGNDGGTYANYYDRASDYGPSSNDIRHQFVFSSVYELPFGPHRAFLNQGILAHAVGGWTIGNVTRTYSGPPFTVTTNTNNTNAFSSGNQRANITGNPYIAADQRGSSQLWLNAAAFAQPAIYNFGTQRRNSLRGPGFGTLDFSLIRAVSFGEGRYLQLRGEVFNALNHTNLTTPSAAYGSATFGTITSAYAARQLQIGARIVF, encoded by the coding sequence GTGAACACCTTCCACTTCTTCACACGTCATCGATGGCTTCTCACCGCATCTACCTTGTTCCTCACGATCTCAGCGGCAAATGCCCAGTCCACCCAGGGAACCATCAACGGCGTGATCACCGATGCTGTCGGGGCTGTCATCGCGAATGCCGCCGTCGATGTGACGAACGAAGCCACCGGCGTGACCATCCACACCACGACCAACGAGGCCGGGAAGTATAACGTGCCTGCCCTCAATGTGGGCACGTACACCGTCGCGGTCGAGGAGAAAGGCTTTGGCCGTTACACCCGATCCGGTCTCACGCTCTCGACAGATCAGGTCCTCGGCGTGGATGCGCAGCTCAAGACCGGCTCCGTCGATCAGAATGTAACGATCACGAGCAGTGCTCCCGAATTGGAGACGCGCACCTCATCCATCGGTCAAACCATCGAGGCCAAGAGCGTCTCTGAACTTCCCCTCGGCAATCGCACCTCCATGAACATCGTGGCGCTCACCGGGGGCGCGGTCTTTATCGATTCCGCCAACTACAGTCTCTCGGGAGGCCGCACCAAGAGCTCCATGACCTGGCTCGACGGAGGCTCCGGCCAGAACATCCGCATCGGCATCGGTACAGCCGAGGTCTCTCCGCCCGTCGATACCGTCCAGGAGATCGGTGTCATCAGCAATAACTACGCCGCTGAGTTCGGAGGCTCCGCGGGAGGCGTCATCATCCAGAACACGAAGTCCGGGACCAACGGCTTCCACGGTTCACTCTACGAATTCCTCCGCAACGATGCTTTCGACGCACCAGGCTACTTCGCCGGTACGTCTGCTGATGGTTCAAAGAGCAAGCCCGAGCTTCGCTACAACATCTATGGAGGCACGATCGGAGGCCCAATCCGCCGCGATCGCACATTCTTTTTCTTCGGCTATGAAGGAGGACGCCAGCGCACCGGTTCGACCGTCACCCTCACGGTCCCTACGCTTCTTCAGCGAGCCGGCGACTTCTCCCAGACCTTCACCGCGGCCGGCAAGCTCATTCCCATCTACGACCCATCGACCACCCAAACCGTCAACGGGGTCAGCACAAGAACTCAATTCGCGGGCAACCGCATCACCACCATCGATCCCGTCGCCGCCGCGCTCATGCAGTACTATCCCCTTCCCAACCGCACGCCGGATAACCTGGCCGGGGCAAATAACTTCCGTGCCAACGATGTCGCCGGTAACAACACCCAGTTTTATCTCGCCCGGGTCGATCACGTCCTTACCGACAAAGATCGCCTGGCGTTCCGTTACATTCACACCAGCGGCGTCACCACGAATAACTCCGTGTACCCTCTACCCGCCGCCGATCCCACCCTCAACAGCACATCCACCGATGACATCGGCTACGCCCAATACACACACACCTTCTCACCCACGGTCATCAACGATCTTCGCTTCCTCTATGACACGCGCGTCTACCATCAGTATGCTGACGGGGTCGGAGGCTTTCCCGCCTCGCTTGGTCTCAGTGGTGTCTCAACCAATGCCTTCCCATACTTCGCTCCTGCGGGTTTCAGCCCGCTTGGCAGTAACTCGCAGGAACGCCAGCAGTATCCTGTGACCGTCTACCAGCTCGTCGATAACCTTTCCCAAAGCATCGGCCGTCACACGATCAAATACGGTGCCGAAGTACGCCGCTCCATGGACCACGAGGTCAGCCTCTCCACTGCTTCCGGGGCCTTCACCTTCGCCACGCAGGCGACCGCCCTGCCCGGCAATAGCGCAACGGGCAATGGGCTAGCCTCTCTTCTCGTAGGCTTCCCGACCGCCTTCAGCGCGGCTTCCACCGAGCCGGTCACACGCGTGAGCTGGTACCTCGCCGGCTTCGTTCAGGATGATTGGAACATCACGCCGAGGCTCACGCTCAACCTCGGGATGCGCTGGGAGACGGATACGCCGATCAACGATGAGAACAACCGAATGAACAGCTTCGACGCCAGCGCCATCAACCCCGTATCTGGCACCCCGGGCGTCGTCAAGTTCCTCGGCGTCAACGGATATCGCACTACGCCGTACGATGGGGATTACAACAACTTCGCCCCACGCTTCGGATTCTCGTATCAGCCCTTTGGTCTTGGTGCGACCGTCATCCGCGGAGGGACCGGCGTCTTCTTCGCCCATCCCTTCGACTCCGGCCAGCCCAACGCCGCAACCTCCGGTTTCAGCCTCTCCGAGTCCCTCTCCACACCCGACAATGGGCTCACCGCTCCCTTCTACCTGCGCACCGGTGTGCCCAACGTCTCCAACGCCGGAGCACCTCTCACGGACTCGTTTGGAGCCGTGCCCGTGGGCTCCGCCGCCACCACTGCGGTCAGCTACTATGACCCCAAGAAGCGCACAGGCTACACCACGCAGTTCAACCTGGATATCGAACAACGGCTGCCCGGCCAGTTCGTTCTTGAGGTCTCCGGCATCGGCAGCGTCGCGCATAAGCTCGCCGGTTCCACCCAGCAGATCAATCAGATCAATCCAGCCATCCTCAGCGCCGCCCATAGCTCGCAGAAGGACCGGCCTTTTCCGCAATTCGGCAATGTGAGCGTCGTTGTCCCCACCAACAGCGACTCCAACTACTACGCCTCCATGACCCGCATCAGCCGCCGCTTCCACAATGGCTTCAACCTTAACGCGACCTACACCTTCGCCAAGTTCCTCGATAACTCCTTCGCCGGCGGTTCCTCCTTCGGCAACGACGGTGGCACCTACGCCAACTACTACGACCGCGCCTCCGACTACGGCCCATCGTCGAACGACATCCGTCACCAGTTTGTCTTCTCGAGCGTCTACGAGCTTCCCTTCGGACCACACCGCGCTTTCCTGAACCAGGGCATCCTCGCCCATGCCGTCGGTGGTTGGACCATTGGCAACGTCACCCGGACCTATTCCGGACCACCTTTCACCGTAACCACCAACACAAACAACACAAACGCATTCTCCTCCGGCAACCAGCGCGCCAATATCACGGGCAATCCGTACATCGCTGCGGATCAGCGCGGCTCCTCGCAGCTTTGGCTGAACGCCGCGGCCTTCGCCCAGCCGGCGATCTACAACTTCGGCACACAGCGCCGCAACAGTCTGCGCGGCCCTGGCTTCGGCACGCTTGATTTCTCTCTCATCCGCGCTGTCAGCTTCGGCGAGGGCCGCTACCTGCAGCTTCGTGGCGAAGTCTTCAACGCCCTCAACCACACGAACCTGACCACGCCGTCCGCTGCCTACGGAAGCGCCACCTTCGGCACCATCACCTCCGCCTACGCAGCTCGCCAGTTACAGATCGGCGCACGTATCGTCTTCTAG
- a CDS encoding sulfatase family protein: protein MSNPKEQNAVHKEAVETQGVPSRREFLQGGLAVAGTVLASTVGVPAASADPAPKRPNLVFFFGEGQRADALSIAGNNILKTPNHDRIGREGVHFNNAFCTNALCAPARAAALTGMYSRSTGALSNEHMNAPLPSDIPLFTDLLREAGYEVAILGKVHVRNGVEERNWDYYFGHNNPGNDYVNPFFKEGRKGVVGPEKRYKNVYPDDLTVDKALAWLEEDRGDKPFCLLVWFVAPHEPFFRPRRHLDLYNGVPVPKPATFDDDLKGYPGKAKSFSEGNNKIGTTSSHVAVGSLEGLTKDYYAGLVAVDENIGRVFKYLEKKNILDDTAIVQGSDHGYFLGEFRLFDKRLMYEPSIRVPLQIRYPKRIPAHTVREEMVLDIDLAPTFLDLAGVAAPAHMQGKSVLPLAKKADPGFRKEWLYEYYEYPNPENVAVHRGIRTDRYKLIHFYKDEPEAFELYDLQSDPKEAQNLYDRPEHATLQNHLKTRLKELQDGVPARPELSKTTS, encoded by the coding sequence ATGAGCAACCCGAAAGAGCAAAATGCAGTCCACAAGGAAGCCGTCGAGACGCAGGGCGTCCCATCACGCAGAGAGTTCCTCCAGGGCGGCCTCGCCGTCGCGGGAACAGTCCTCGCCTCAACCGTAGGCGTTCCTGCCGCATCCGCCGACCCTGCTCCCAAACGCCCGAACCTCGTCTTCTTCTTCGGCGAAGGCCAGCGCGCCGACGCCCTCTCGATCGCGGGAAACAATATCCTGAAGACCCCGAACCATGACCGCATCGGCCGCGAAGGGGTTCACTTCAACAACGCCTTCTGCACCAATGCCCTATGCGCTCCCGCCCGCGCCGCCGCCCTCACCGGCATGTACTCGCGCTCGACCGGAGCCCTCTCGAACGAGCATATGAACGCTCCCCTGCCCTCCGACATCCCGCTCTTCACCGACCTCCTCCGCGAGGCCGGATACGAAGTAGCCATCCTCGGCAAGGTCCACGTCCGCAACGGCGTCGAAGAGCGCAACTGGGACTACTACTTCGGCCATAACAATCCAGGCAACGACTACGTCAACCCCTTCTTCAAAGAGGGCCGCAAGGGGGTCGTCGGCCCCGAGAAACGTTATAAGAACGTATATCCCGACGACCTGACCGTCGATAAAGCACTCGCCTGGCTCGAGGAAGATCGCGGCGACAAGCCCTTCTGCCTCCTGGTCTGGTTCGTCGCACCCCACGAACCCTTCTTCCGCCCCCGCCGGCATCTCGACCTTTACAACGGCGTCCCCGTGCCCAAACCAGCCACGTTCGACGATGACCTCAAAGGCTATCCAGGAAAAGCGAAGAGCTTTAGCGAAGGCAACAACAAGATTGGGACCACCTCCAGCCATGTCGCCGTAGGCTCACTCGAAGGGCTTACCAAGGACTACTACGCTGGCCTCGTCGCCGTTGACGAAAACATCGGTCGAGTCTTCAAGTACCTCGAGAAGAAGAACATCCTCGACGACACAGCCATCGTCCAAGGCTCGGACCACGGATACTTCCTGGGGGAGTTCCGCCTCTTTGATAAGCGCCTCATGTACGAGCCATCCATCCGCGTACCCTTACAAATTCGTTACCCGAAGCGCATCCCCGCTCACACGGTCCGAGAAGAGATGGTTCTCGATATTGACCTCGCGCCCACCTTCCTCGATCTCGCAGGCGTTGCCGCTCCCGCGCACATGCAGGGTAAGAGCGTCCTTCCGCTCGCAAAGAAAGCCGACCCCGGCTTCCGCAAGGAATGGCTCTACGAGTACTACGAATACCCCAACCCGGAGAACGTAGCCGTACATCGAGGTATTCGAACAGACCGCTATAAGCTCATCCACTTCTACAAGGACGAGCCCGAGGCCTTCGAACTCTACGATCTGCAATCCGACCCCAAGGAGGCCCAGAACCTCTACGATCGCCCCGAACATGCCACCCTTCAAAATCACCTCAAGACGCGCCTGAAGGAACTGCAGGACGGCGTACCGGCCCGTCCGGAGTTATCGAAAACAACAAGCTAA
- a CDS encoding TonB-dependent receptor, producing the protein MSLPRRAPALKSSSDVTLQRGRSLAPLPFALLLFALLLIALPARVAMAQFVTASLRGTVQDPSGATVSGAKVTVTNTSTGVAAHADTDTAGRFIFPSLAPGGPYRVSIEAPGFKAEERSGINLAVNQVVDINVPLQIGETTQKVEVNADASQLETDTAAIGQVIDNRSVDNLPLNQRNVYSLMFLVPGVTGSVTYQYNSLNFSVNGGRPGTTSVLVDGIPASPPLIVPIGGFAVFPSVDAVQEFKVETNAYSAEFGRSGSGIVNVILKQGTNKFHGSLYDFVRNSALDANTFFANRNGTPLPNFSRNQFGGSLNGPVRIPKVYNGKDKTFFLFSYEGLRQGTQTELTTTVPTALQRAGDFSQTFTASGAPVVIYDPNTTTASGTGYVRQPFAGNKITTIDPVAAKIIGYYPLPNQAGTAFTGTNNYFASGTSQLNIDTFDTRVDEVFNERNRLFVSYSRRNLSSPPALLFPQTSQVAEGGQFQPQTSNSAAIDYTRTISPTFIVDVPFGFSRTFINFTPISAGFNPSTQLGFPGYIASNADHLLFPGIAPANYYTLGDAAQGQTRRGGFNIYLLGVNNTKILGQHVLKFGGDIRLLQANDVESGSSTGSYTFTNAITQGPNPNVATATGGNALASLLLGVGTGTYTIGSKNAATQSRYYGAYIQDDWKAFNRLTVNLGLRYDLDIPRTERHDRAETFDPNAASPLASASGIAGLTGGVAFTGANGASRRQFNPQYANFGPRIGLAYQVNGNTAIRGAYGVYFGPSLRSAGATIGNEGFSAVTTYTGSSNGLTPSVFLSNPFPTGLNQPVGSSQGLATGIGSSFENPLIGDNKVGYTQNYDVDIQRQLPFNILVDAAYVGSHGVHLNKSGESDWNANQLTPAALALGTQLQQSVANPFYGIITTGAESGKTIPRSYLAAPFPQFTAVYLSYLSGGYEIYNAFQLKVNKRISHGLSALVSYTAQKQIDNYSGIQNVGNITGGIQNIYNPGAERSISSNNLSRVLVVSGVYALPFGRGQQFGSQWSKPLDALLGGWQINGITTQQTGFPLSPSTQNTSNSGSNVLRPNLTGVSPVVHGPIISRLNGYLNTAAFSQPAPFTFGNAPRTLSAVRGPGTHNLDFSLFKNFHPTEKVALEFRAEAFNLLNQVVFGTPNMTLSSGQFGVISSQANTPRQIQLAVKAVF; encoded by the coding sequence ATGTCTTTACCAAGACGTGCTCCTGCGCTCAAGAGCAGTTCTGATGTAACTCTCCAACGTGGGCGATCCCTCGCACCGCTACCCTTCGCCCTGCTGCTCTTCGCGCTCCTGCTCATCGCCCTCCCTGCCCGCGTGGCGATGGCGCAGTTCGTAACCGCATCCCTCCGCGGCACCGTGCAGGATCCTTCCGGCGCAACCGTATCAGGCGCGAAGGTCACCGTCACTAACACCTCCACCGGGGTCGCCGCTCATGCGGACACCGACACCGCCGGCCGTTTTATCTTTCCGTCTCTGGCACCCGGCGGACCCTACCGCGTCTCCATTGAAGCGCCCGGCTTCAAGGCCGAAGAGCGTTCCGGCATCAACCTCGCCGTCAATCAGGTCGTCGACATTAACGTCCCCCTGCAGATTGGTGAGACCACACAGAAGGTAGAAGTGAACGCCGACGCCAGCCAGTTGGAGACCGACACCGCCGCCATCGGCCAGGTCATCGACAATCGCAGCGTCGACAATCTCCCGCTCAATCAGCGCAATGTCTACTCGCTCATGTTCCTCGTGCCCGGCGTCACCGGCAGCGTCACCTACCAGTACAACAGCCTCAACTTCTCGGTCAACGGAGGCCGTCCCGGTACTACGAGCGTCCTCGTCGACGGCATCCCCGCATCTCCGCCGCTCATCGTCCCCATCGGCGGCTTCGCCGTCTTTCCCTCCGTGGATGCAGTCCAGGAATTCAAGGTGGAAACCAACGCCTATTCCGCCGAGTTCGGCCGCAGCGGAAGTGGCATCGTCAACGTGATCCTCAAGCAGGGCACCAACAAATTCCACGGAAGTCTCTATGACTTCGTTCGTAACTCCGCGCTCGACGCAAATACCTTCTTCGCCAACCGCAATGGAACACCTCTGCCCAACTTCTCGCGCAACCAGTTCGGCGGCAGCCTGAACGGACCCGTGCGCATCCCGAAGGTCTACAACGGCAAGGACAAGACCTTCTTCCTCTTCTCCTATGAGGGCTTACGGCAAGGCACCCAGACTGAGCTCACCACCACCGTACCCACCGCGCTGCAACGCGCTGGGGACTTCTCGCAAACCTTCACAGCCTCCGGCGCGCCAGTAGTCATCTACGATCCGAACACAACCACCGCTTCAGGCACTGGCTATGTGCGCCAGCCATTTGCCGGCAACAAGATCACGACCATCGATCCTGTTGCGGCCAAAATAATCGGTTATTATCCGTTGCCCAATCAGGCGGGCACCGCCTTCACCGGCACCAATAACTACTTCGCTTCCGGCACGTCGCAGTTGAACATCGACACCTTCGACACCCGTGTCGACGAGGTCTTCAACGAGCGCAACCGGCTCTTCGTCAGCTACTCCCGGCGCAACCTGTCCTCGCCTCCCGCGCTCCTCTTTCCACAGACAAGTCAGGTCGCCGAAGGAGGACAATTCCAGCCGCAAACCTCCAACAGCGCAGCCATCGACTACACCCGGACCATAAGCCCCACCTTCATCGTCGACGTTCCCTTCGGCTTCTCGCGCACCTTCATCAACTTCACGCCCATCAGCGCCGGTTTCAACCCTTCCACGCAGCTTGGTTTCCCCGGCTACATCGCCTCGAACGCCGACCATCTGCTCTTCCCTGGCATCGCTCCCGCGAACTACTACACCCTCGGAGACGCTGCCCAGGGGCAAACTCGTCGTGGCGGCTTCAATATCTACCTCCTCGGGGTCAACAACACCAAGATCCTTGGACAGCACGTCTTGAAGTTCGGCGGAGACATTCGCCTCTTGCAGGCCAACGATGTCGAGTCAGGCTCTTCGACCGGAAGTTACACCTTCACCAACGCCATCACCCAGGGACCGAACCCGAACGTAGCCACGGCGACTGGTGGTAACGCCTTGGCATCGCTTCTTCTGGGAGTCGGAACCGGCACCTACACCATCGGCTCAAAGAATGCCGCAACCCAGAGCCGTTACTACGGAGCCTATATCCAGGACGACTGGAAAGCCTTCAATCGCCTCACGGTCAACCTCGGCCTGCGCTATGACCTCGACATTCCCCGCACCGAACGCCACGACCGCGCTGAGACCTTCGATCCCAACGCAGCCTCGCCACTCGCCTCTGCCTCCGGCATCGCGGGTCTCACGGGCGGCGTAGCCTTCACTGGGGCCAATGGCGCGAGCCGCCGCCAGTTCAACCCGCAGTACGCCAACTTCGGCCCCCGCATCGGCCTCGCCTATCAGGTCAACGGAAACACCGCCATTCGCGGAGCCTACGGTGTCTACTTCGGCCCCTCGCTGCGCTCTGCCGGTGCCACCATCGGCAACGAGGGCTTCAGCGCCGTCACCACCTACACCGGAAGCTCCAACGGCCTCACGCCTTCGGTCTTCCTTAGCAATCCCTTTCCAACCGGCCTGAACCAACCCGTCGGAAGCTCTCAAGGTCTCGCAACCGGCATCGGCTCATCCTTCGAGAATCCATTGATCGGGGATAACAAGGTCGGTTACACCCAGAACTACGACGTCGACATTCAGCGCCAGTTGCCCTTCAACATCCTCGTGGACGCCGCGTACGTCGGCAGCCACGGCGTACACCTTAACAAGTCCGGAGAGTCCGACTGGAACGCCAACCAGCTCACGCCCGCCGCACTCGCCCTTGGAACCCAGTTGCAGCAAAGCGTAGCCAACCCCTTCTACGGCATCATCACCACCGGCGCGGAGTCCGGCAAGACCATCCCACGCAGCTATCTCGCGGCCCCATTTCCCCAGTTCACCGCCGTTTACCTGTCCTACCTCAGCGGTGGATATGAGATCTACAACGCCTTCCAACTCAAGGTGAACAAGCGCATCTCTCACGGCCTCAGCGCCCTCGTCTCCTACACGGCGCAGAAGCAGATCGACAACTACTCCGGCATCCAGAACGTCGGCAACATTACCGGCGGCATCCAGAACATCTACAACCCAGGTGCCGAGCGTTCTATCTCGTCGAACAACCTCTCGCGAGTCCTGGTCGTGAGCGGGGTCTACGCTCTTCCCTTCGGGCGCGGGCAACAGTTCGGCAGCCAATGGAGCAAGCCACTCGACGCGCTCCTGGGAGGCTGGCAGATCAACGGGATCACCACCCAGCAGACTGGATTCCCGCTCTCCCCATCAACCCAGAACACCTCCAACTCCGGAAGCAACGTCCTTCGCCCGAATCTCACCGGCGTCAGCCCTGTCGTCCACGGCCCGATCATCTCCAGGTTGAACGGCTACCTGAACACCGCCGCCTTCTCGCAGCCTGCTCCCTTCACCTTCGGCAACGCTCCACGAACGCTCTCCGCTGTTCGGGGTCCCGGAACCCACAATCTCGACTTCTCGCTCTTCAAGAACTTCCACCCCACCGAGAAAGTAGCGCTCGAGTTCCGCGCCGAAGCCTTCAACCTGCTCAACCAGGTCGTCTTCGGAACTCCCAACATGACCCTCTCATCAGGACAGTTCGGCGTTATCAGCAGTCAGGCCAACACCCCGCGGCAAATCCAACTGGCAGTCAAGGCTGTCTTCTAA